The genomic stretch tcttgaggacatgggagaagtcatgttgttagtagtgggaactatgttgagtaatatgcaataatttgatatttaagttgtggtgctattcttctagtggtatcatgtgaacatcgactacatgatacttcacatttatgggcctaggggaatgcatcgtgtatttggctactaattataTGGTTGTAGGAGCGATAGAAACCCAAACCCCCtttaggaaaccggtgcacgagggagtTTAGGATCTCAAAGTTTCGGAAGAATCTcggtgatcacatgggtacgtgagcacgcgctGTATatccgacacgtgtctaacgccgTCTGTTTGTCCGTTTAGTAGAATATTTCACTCTCCACGACCCCACTAACCCACCATGAGCGATTCCCTCTCCTGCCGTCCAAGTGTCCAACCTCTTTTATCCTCTTGTTCCTATCCATCTCACCTCATCCCCAGTTCTTCACAACTGATCCAGGTGAGCAAGTTCGCCGCCGCCAAGTCGTTCTTTCAGCACGTCAGAGCCGCGTCTCATCCGGCCGTCTATGCGGAGCTACTCCGCCTCCTCCGGGGCCTCAGCACGGGCGAGACCGCCGACCGCCGCGACGTCGCGGACAAGGCCAGCGCGCTCCTCTGCGGCCTCCCCGACCTCGTCCGCCCGCTTCCACTCATTTCCCCCCGACGAGTAGGCGCCCGAGCCAGCCTGCAAAGACAACGCCACGGCGGCGGCAGCGCCGACGCGACCCAGAAGAGAGAGCCGCCCCACGCTGGCTgccgtcagcgacgacgacgacgctaacATTCGCGGAGACCTTGCTGTTCTTGGAACGGGTGAAGAAGCTAGCAGGGCCGCTGTACGAGAGGCTCCTCACGCTCATCTTCTAGGTGAGCTCCGACGAGACGCTGGACGGAAATCAATCTACAGCATGGCCCGTCAAGTCTTCGGCTCGGCGCACGTCGCCCTCCTCCGCCGCAGCCTCCATCCGAGAATCGACTGCGTGAAGAGGGGATGGACGGGCTGCGTCGATGCCGCTTCAGCGCTGCAGCAGCCGCGCCACACACACACCTCCCCTCGATCTCGCCCAAGCTCGACGACGCCGCCCAAAATTGAGGCAGCCTGGACGTTAACCGTGAACAGCCGCAGGCATCGGTGCGCCATGGCCAACGTCTCGTTTTTGGATTCTGTCTGCGGCGGAGGTAGATGAGCGCCCTTCTTAATTCCACtgccgccgcgccggcctgcAAGCCGCCGCACCCGCACCTATCCAGCGAGCCGCCGCACCCGTCGCACCCATCAACGCTGAGCCAACACGGGGGCTCCGATACGGCCCCTGTCCCGCACCTACCGCCGTTGAGACCTCGATGGCGCCACCGCTAGTCTTGGGACGCTGCAGCACCTTCTCGTGTGCACGGGATGCGGCCGGCGCTGCGGCCATCTAGGCGCTCGAGAGGGCAATACGCATCTCCTAAAAGTGCAGGTCAGCAGCTGCCAGACCCACGTGGTCCACAAGATAGCAGGCACAAAAATATTCACGCCGTGTGATTGCCGTGAGGCAGAAACCGAATCCCAACGCTGATCCAACGATGGCTAGACCGTGCTCACGTATCCCTccggtcaccaaatccactctcctcaaagtttaaggttgtggttagatttatcttaattactttcttgtagttgcggatgtttgcaagaggtataatcacaagtatatattagtccaagtatggggtagtgcattagcatagattcactcacacaacacttaccaaaccattgaagattattcagctatgtgaagcgaaagcacttgacaaaATTCCCGTGTGTTCTCAGGAACGTTTGTTCATCATAAGTAAaataaccggcttgtcctttgctctaaaaaggattggaccactcgctgcaattattgttactgcattttatttactcgtactttatttatctgcaatacctACCCCTGCAAACCTATTTTCTAGTGTTTACAGTAAATTCtcgatcaaaactgctcgtcaacaccttctgcttctcattgtgttcgacactcttatttatcgaaagtactacaatACACCCCTAGGTCATCAAGGGCCAAATGATAAATGTCCAAAAAAAAAGTTGGGGCATAATTTGTAGTCCAATGTAAAAGAGGGCAAATCATAGAAGATCAAAGAAAGTAGTGGTAAAAAGAATAAAATTCCCCATtgagagaaagaaaccaagagGAAACGTTGCTAGCTTCATGTCTTATCCGAGCCGTTGGTTTCGATCAAACGCCCCCAACGCTCGAGATGGAACCCCTTTGCTTGGCGGCGAGCAGCCGTCGGCGTAAAATCCAAGCAGTCCCGAGAATCACATTCGCCTCGCGTCAGATCCACGCGGTAGGATAGAACATAGACGGAGGtcgaggcggcggagcagaggaaaTCGAAATCGACAGAGCGAGGAGGAGCAGAGATCCCATGGAGGGTTGGGACAAGGGCACGAAGAGCGTGGTGGGCGAGATCCCGCTGCTGTCGACGCGGGCGGGTCCTCGCGACGGCGATTcgtggcggcagcggctcaaGGAGGAGTACCGCGCCCTCATCGCCTACACCTCGGTGAACAAGTCCAAGGACAACGACTGGTTCCGCATCTCCGCCGCCAACCCGGAGGGCACCCGCTGGGAGGGCACCTGCTGGTACGTCCACAACCTCCGCCGCTACGAGTTCCCCCTCCAGTTCGACATCCCCGTCGCCTACCCTCAGGTCGCCCCCGAGATCGAGCTCCCCACACTCGATGGCAAGACACACAAGGTTCTCATCATCATGCTTGCCCGCCTCTTCGTAGATTGCgtgttttttcttctcttttattACGGGGGTTCCTGATTGTTGTTGTCGATGGAAATATGATTGCGCAGATGTACCGCGGGGGGAAGATCTGCCTCACCGTGCACTTCAAGCCGCTGTGGGCCAAGAACTGCCCAAGGTTTGGGCTCGCGCACGCTCTGTGCCTCGGGCTCGCGCCGTGGCTCGCGGCGGAGGTGCCCATCCTGGTGGATTCGGGCATGGTGAAGCACAAGGACGACGAGGCAGCTCCTGCAGACGCCGCGGCTGCGTCTggctctgctgctgctgcttcttctTAGCTCTAAAATAATGCAGTTACagtatggttgttgtcaaggggaTTGGAGGATTGAAATTACACTGATCGGTTGTGAACTAATAAGAGCAATTCCTATACTCTAGTTATCATCTGCTACTTGCGGTTCCATATTTTGCTGATGCACTAATTCCTGATCAGAAGTTTAGTTGATTTGTTGACTGGTTTGGTACACATAGAACTAGTATATTTGCATCCAACACTCTGATTGCACAACAACTTTTGAACAAATCAATAGCCTCAGTCTCATACTGGCTGCTGGATAGCAATGTGTGAGCTTACTGTTTATTTAGGATGGAACCAGATGCTTATGTTGGGTATAACAAAAGACTGTTTTCAGTCTCAAcaaagaacatcagcaacaccgggTGTACAAGTATTGTTCTTAAAGATTTTTTTGCCTTACTAATACCATCCCAGAAAATATGAAATGATTTAAAATAAGAATCTGAGAAAatagtttggtttatttgtttatcTACTCGACTtgtcaattttgcatgctttgcggTGTTTTGACTAGTTACGTTTGGATGTCTGTTTGTAGTGTTGCTGCCATTTTGTTTTTAGGGCATGGTGATATTGAATATCTTTGCCAGAAGCCTGTAGAACTGATCGAGTTCATTAGCTTTTATACTGGCTTGATTTTTCATGTTTAGAAGGGTAGAATTGACTTAAAGCGGTATCAGTTCATCAAATTTATCATTATTATGTGCTATAGGCTACGAAGACTAAACAGGTTTATGCTTGTTGCCGACAAGGTGATAGTTAAACCAAGGTAGAGTTCATCTATCGCTTAATGTGAGATGCATAGCTCTCTCATGGTATCTTATCAGATGTGTGTTGTTCCTGATTTCCTCTGTATTACTAGTAACACTCATCAAACACTGCACATACTGTATATCGAGTTTGATTCACAGTTATATGGAGAGAATACTGCACAT from Lolium rigidum isolate FL_2022 chromosome 4, APGP_CSIRO_Lrig_0.1, whole genome shotgun sequence encodes the following:
- the LOC124708192 gene encoding ubiquitin-fold modifier-conjugating enzyme 1-like → MEGWDKGTKSVVGEIPLLSTRAGPRDGDSWRQRLKEEYRALIAYTSVNKSKDNDWFRISAANPEGTRWEGTCWYVHNLRRYEFPLQFDIPVAYPQVAPEIELPTLDGKTHKMYRGGKICLTVHFKPLWAKNCPRFGLAHALCLGLAPWLAAEVPILVDSGMVKHKDDEAAPADAAAASGSAAAASS